A genomic segment from Nitrosopumilus sp. K4 encodes:
- the purN gene encoding phosphoribosylglycinamide formyltransferase, translating into MESILKSIKRGKIPVNPAIVISNRQDAKGIKIAQKLGVKTEVIESKGFKGNRWDYDKKIVSVLSKNGVTPEKGLVCLAGFMRIISPEFVKKYKNKIINIHPALLPSFPGLDAQKQAFEYGAKFSGCTVHFVDSGVDTGPIILQKIVQVKNDDTAETLAKRILSKEHKAYPEAVKLFAEKRIKISGRRTIIS; encoded by the coding sequence ATGGAATCTATTCTAAAATCAATCAAGAGAGGGAAAATTCCAGTAAATCCAGCAATTGTTATTTCAAATAGACAAGACGCCAAAGGAATCAAAATTGCACAAAAGCTCGGGGTTAAAACCGAAGTTATTGAAAGTAAAGGATTCAAAGGGAATAGATGGGATTATGATAAAAAAATCGTTTCAGTTCTTTCTAAAAACGGCGTAACTCCAGAAAAAGGGCTTGTATGTCTTGCAGGATTTATGAGAATTATTAGTCCGGAGTTTGTAAAAAAATACAAAAACAAAATCATCAATATTCATCCCGCATTATTGCCATCATTTCCAGGATTAGATGCGCAAAAACAAGCATTTGAGTATGGAGCAAAATTTTCTGGATGTACGGTGCATTTTGTTGATTCAGGAGTCGATACAGGCCCGATTATTTTACAAAAAATAGTTCAAGTCAAAAATGATGACACTGCAGAGACTTTGGCAAAAAGAATTTTATCAAAAGAACACAAGGCATATCCAGAAGCTGTAAAATTATTTGCAGAAAAGAGAATCAAAATTTCAGGCAGAAGAACAATAATTTCCTAA
- a CDS encoding exonuclease gives MTKNGILCEVNGTRVLLDPKNADVSAINFVSHAHSDHLPSKNGGTILASVETNEIANLRGFKMQNYTQNIDDFSLHDSGHILGARGLLFDDIFYTGDICTRDRGFLKGAKIPKCKTLITECTFGLPEFAFPKIDVIQKQVNELISELYGKGIPVILMGYQLGKAQTITQLFGHWGPLYFHDSVKQMNSLHQKFGVPLNDGMGHSEAQKNGLLDKKPWVMIAPMMSSKNSFLKEMKSKYGAVTIGFSGWAQSSRFPFGRRTDYSIPMSDHCDFNELIELVIQSGAEQVYTIHGFVEEFSTHLRKIGIAAQPLREDSLDDFT, from the coding sequence ATGACAAAAAATGGCATCTTGTGTGAGGTCAATGGTACACGAGTTCTTTTAGATCCAAAAAATGCTGATGTGTCTGCAATAAATTTTGTTTCTCATGCTCATTCTGATCATCTTCCATCAAAAAATGGTGGAACAATTCTTGCATCTGTTGAGACAAATGAAATCGCAAATCTCCGGGGTTTTAAAATGCAAAATTACACTCAAAATATTGATGATTTTTCTCTACATGACAGTGGTCATATTCTGGGAGCACGTGGGTTGCTTTTTGACGATATTTTCTACACTGGTGATATTTGTACCCGTGATAGGGGATTTTTAAAAGGTGCAAAAATCCCCAAATGTAAAACATTGATAACTGAATGTACTTTTGGATTACCCGAATTTGCTTTTCCAAAAATTGACGTTATCCAAAAACAAGTTAATGAGTTAATCTCAGAACTTTATGGAAAAGGCATTCCTGTTATTTTAATGGGATATCAATTAGGAAAAGCACAAACAATTACTCAACTGTTTGGGCATTGGGGTCCTCTTTATTTTCATGATTCTGTAAAACAAATGAATTCACTACATCAAAAATTTGGAGTTCCTCTAAATGATGGAATGGGACATTCCGAGGCTCAAAAAAATGGTTTACTTGATAAGAAACCCTGGGTGATGATTGCACCAATGATGTCCTCTAAGAACAGCTTTCTAAAAGAGATGAAATCAAAATATGGTGCAGTAACAATTGGATTTAGTGGATGGGCACAATCAAGTAGATTTCCTTTTGGTCGAAGAACTGATTATTCTATTCCTATGAGTGATCATTGTGATTTTAATGAATTAATTGAACTGGTTATACAATCTGGTGCTGAGCAAGTTTATACTATCCATGGTTTTGTCGAAGAATTTTCTACTCACTTGAGAAAGATTGGAATTGCTGCTCAACCTTTACGTGAAGACTCTCTAGATGACTTTACTTAG
- a CDS encoding Lrp/AsnC ligand binding domain-containing protein, whose translation MEICQKDIIVNVMIHRVDVDVMRDQNIEEEVSEVDMEIAYILIQCDLGSEESIIKEIMSIPETKEVRGTYGIYDVFCKVESDSKESLDDVITNKIRKIPKICSTITLHYIPSQGGK comes from the coding sequence TTGGAAATATGTCAAAAAGATATCATAGTAAATGTGATGATCCATCGTGTAGATGTGGATGTAATGAGGGATCAAAATATAGAAGAGGAAGTGTCAGAGGTTGACATGGAAATTGCATACATCCTGATTCAGTGTGACCTTGGTTCAGAAGAGAGCATAATCAAAGAGATTATGAGTATTCCAGAAACCAAAGAAGTCAGAGGAACTTATGGAATTTATGATGTTTTCTGTAAAGTAGAATCAGACTCAAAGGAGTCATTAGATGACGTCATCACAAATAAAATCAGAAAAATTCCAAAAATTTGTTCAACTATTACCTTACACTATATCCCTTCACAGGGTGGAAAATAG
- a CDS encoding antibiotic biosynthesis monooxygenase yields the protein MFVMIADIKLKEGAEEDFKKWFSESNQVLSKFPGFKSRKLLKAVDGSYRIVVEHESKDTFVKMHNSPEHEKLHPQGHSFMSEPPQRKTYDVAAE from the coding sequence ATGTTTGTAATGATTGCGGACATTAAACTCAAGGAAGGAGCTGAAGAAGACTTTAAAAAATGGTTTTCTGAATCAAACCAAGTTCTCTCAAAATTTCCTGGATTCAAATCTAGAAAATTACTAAAGGCAGTAGATGGTAGTTATAGGATTGTTGTAGAACATGAAAGCAAAGATACTTTCGTTAAAATGCATAATAGTCCTGAACATGAAAAACTTCATCCTCAAGGGCATTCGTTTATGAGTGAACCTCCTCAAAGAAAAACATATGATGTAGCTGCTGAATGA
- a CDS encoding cupin domain-containing protein: protein MKLDFDLTSYVEKIKNSNSYFYTFINRKSLAVGILVLQPGEEDTQTPHESDEVYYILSGDGFLKIKDKDYRVSKDKLFFVAKDIEHCFHSNTKELKVLYFFGGPDS from the coding sequence TTGAAACTGGATTTTGATTTAACTTCTTATGTGGAAAAAATCAAAAACAGCAATTCTTATTTTTACACTTTTATCAATCGAAAAAGTTTGGCAGTTGGCATATTGGTTTTGCAACCCGGAGAAGAAGATACTCAAACCCCTCATGAAAGTGATGAAGTTTATTATATCCTATCTGGTGATGGTTTTTTAAAAATTAAAGATAAAGATTACAGAGTTTCAAAAGATAAATTATTTTTTGTTGCAAAAGACATAGAACATTGTTTTCACAGTAATACAAAAGAATTGAAAGTTTTGTATTTTTTTGGAGGTCCTGATTCTTAG